TCACTTAAATATTCATCAATATTTATATCTTCTGCATTGATGCTTTCGCTATCTGTTTCATCGTTAAACTCATCCTCATATTCATCATCAAAATCATCTGATTCTTCTTTTCCAGTTTCTAATGCTGGGTTTTCCTCTAACTCCTGCTTCAGGCGTTGTTCAAACGCTTGCGTAGGCAGTTGAATCAGTTTCATCAACTGTATTTGTTGAGGAGAAAGTTTCTGCGATAATTTAAAAGATAAATGTTGTTTTAGCATGAAAATAATGTGCTATAAAGCTTATAAGGTTATATTCTAATTTTAGAACTCTGCATTTTGTGGCGTTCTAGGGAAAGGTATAACATCTCTAATATTACCCATTCCTGTAGCGAAAAGAACTAATCTTTCAAAACCTAATCCAAAACCACTATGTACAGCTGTACCAAACTTCCTAAGGTCTAAGTACCACCATAATTCTTCTTCGTCAATGCCTAGTTCTTTTATTTTTTCTAATAAAACATCTAAACGTTCCTCACGTTGAGAACCGCCAACGATTTCTCCAATTCCAGGAAATAGAATATCCATTGCCCTTACGGTTTTACCGTCATCATTTAAACGCATATAAAATGCTTTTATTTTGGCAGGGTAGTCAAACAAAATTACAGGACACTTAAAATGTTTCTCTACAAGGAAACGTTCATGCTCACTTTGTAAGTCTGCTCCCCATTCCTCAATAATATATTTAAATTTCTTTTTCTTATTAGGTGTGCTGCTTTTTAAAATATCTATTGCTTCCGTATATGAAACTCTTTTAAAGTTATTTTCTGCAACAAACTTTAGTTTTTCAATAAGTGGCATATCGCTTCGCTCTGCCTGAGGTTTAGATTTTTCTTCATCTATTAAGCGTTGTTCTAAAAATTTCAAATCTTCAGCACAGTGCTCCAATATATAATTAATAACATCTTTGATAAAATCTTCTGCAAGATCCATATTTGCATCTAAGTCGTTAAATGCAACTTCAGGTTCAATCATCCAGAATTCTGCTAAATGCCTAGAAGTATTAGAGTTTTCAGCTCTAAAAGTGGGTCCAAAAGTGTATACTTTTCCTAATGCCATAGCATACGTTTCGGCCTCTAATTGACCAGAAACAGTTAAGTTTGTTTCTTTACCAAAAAAGTCTTGTTTAAAATCTATCTCTCCTGCGTCATTTAAAGGTGGTTTTTTCTGATCTAAAGTAGATACTCTAAACATTTCACCAGCTCCTTCAGCATCAGACCCTGTAATAATTGGGGTATGTACGTTGTAGAATCCGTTATTTTGGAAATATCTATGAACTGCAAATGACAGCGTGGAGCGTACTCTCATTACGGCTGCAAACGTATTGGTGCGCACTCGTAAATGTGCTTTTTCTCTTAAAAATTCTAAAGAGTGCTTTTTTGGTTGAATAGGGTAGGTATCCGGATCAGAAACACCCAAAACAACCAACTCTTTAACTTGAATTTCTACACTTTGCCCTCTTCCTTGACTCTCTACTAGCGTACCAGAAATTTTAACTGCGGCTCCTGTAGAAACTTTTTTCAGTAACGCTTCATCAAAATTTTCAAAATCAACAACACATTGAATATTGTTAATGGTAGAGCCATCGTTCAAGGCAATAAATCTGTTGCTTCTAAAAGTTTTTACCCATCCATTGATGGTAACTTCTTGTAAGGAAAGGTTTGAAGAAAGTAATTCTTTTATGCTGTGTGATTTCATTTGATAATTTTGTTGCTATTTGTATGCGCGATGGTCTGTGTACTGATAAAGCAATTTATTTGCTTATATCAATTTTAGCCTATCCTAAATTTATTTCTAAATAACAAATATAGCCTTTTTGTCAAAAAAGGTTTTAGTTGTTCAAACGATAAAATTCGTTTTTTTTATATTTAATCTTTAAAATTGTCTTCGTCTTTTGGTAAGATGTCTATCTGTGGTTCTTTTAATACTGTTTTATTTGCAATGTTGCGTTCCAGTGACAATAATAGAGATGGAAGCAATATTAAGTTTGCTAACATCGCAAATAATAATGTTGCGGAAACCAACGCTCCTAAAGCTACAGTGCCTCCAAAGCTTGAAATTGTGAATACGGAAAACCCGAAAAATAAAACAATTGAAGTGTAGAACATACTAACACCAGTTTCTTTTAAAGCAGCATAGACAGACTTTTTGATGCGCCAATTATTGGCCGTCAATTCTTGCCGGTATTTTGCGAGGAAGTGTATAGTGTCATCTACAGAAATACCAAATGCAATACTGAAAACTAATATCGTAGAAGGTTTAATGGGTACGCCCACAAAACCCATTAGACCTGCAGTAATTACTAGCGGTAAAAGATTGGGGATTAATGAGATTATAATCATCTTAAAAGATCGGAACAGATAAGCCATAAATAAGGCTATAAGGCCAATAGCTAACGCTAAAGACATAACTAGGTTGTTTACTAAATATTTTGTTCCTTTTAGAAAAATTAAAGCACTACCTGTCATGTAAACGGTATAGCGATCCGGAGGAAATATTTTATCTATATTCTCCTTTAGTTTACCTTCAATTGCTTCCATTCGGATGGTTTTAACATCCTTCATGTAGGTCGTAATTCGTGCTATTTGCCCAGTAGTGTCCACAAAACTTTTCAATAAATTTCCATTACCAGATGATTTTCGAGCAATATCCATTATAAAAGTATTTTCCTGTGAAGTAGGGAGTTGGTAGTATTTTGGAATTCCGCTATAAAATGCTTGTTTTGAGTATTTTACTAAATTTACGGCAGATATAGGGCGAGATAATTCTGGGATCTCATGAATCACATCGCTTAATTCATCCATCTTTTTTAAGGTAGATGGTTTTAGAACCCCTTTTTTACGTTTTGTGTCTATAATAATTTCTACGGGCATAATGCCATCAAACTCTTGTTCAAAAAAGCGAATGTCTCTAAAAAACTCAGTTTTCTTCGGCATGTCCTCTATGGGACTTCCTGAAATATCAATTTGATAAATACCAATGATACTAAGCACCAAAAGGCAAATGGATACAATGTATACGGAGATTCTTTTTTCGCGGACTATGTATTCCATCCAGTTGACAAACGTATCAATCCAGCGTGTGTTTAAATGCTTT
This genomic stretch from Cellulophaga algicola DSM 14237 harbors:
- the asnS gene encoding asparagine--tRNA ligase, with the protein product MKSHSIKELLSSNLSLQEVTINGWVKTFRSNRFIALNDGSTINNIQCVVDFENFDEALLKKVSTGAAVKISGTLVESQGRGQSVEIQVKELVVLGVSDPDTYPIQPKKHSLEFLREKAHLRVRTNTFAAVMRVRSTLSFAVHRYFQNNGFYNVHTPIITGSDAEGAGEMFRVSTLDQKKPPLNDAGEIDFKQDFFGKETNLTVSGQLEAETYAMALGKVYTFGPTFRAENSNTSRHLAEFWMIEPEVAFNDLDANMDLAEDFIKDVINYILEHCAEDLKFLEQRLIDEEKSKPQAERSDMPLIEKLKFVAENNFKRVSYTEAIDILKSSTPNKKKKFKYIIEEWGADLQSEHERFLVEKHFKCPVILFDYPAKIKAFYMRLNDDGKTVRAMDILFPGIGEIVGGSQREERLDVLLEKIKELGIDEEELWWYLDLRKFGTAVHSGFGLGFERLVLFATGMGNIRDVIPFPRTPQNAEF
- a CDS encoding efflux RND transporter permease subunit codes for the protein MVAKLTKGFWAKTANIILRNRILILFLVIALTVFLALQWDKMRFSSSQANLLPDHHPVNVQYQSFLKTFGEEGNVVVLGVKDSTLFTPAKFNRWNKFSKQLAAFPEVDFVLSTDNLQELIKDTVKQAFVMQPFIKKTPTTKSEIDTLTSHLFNNLPFYEDLIYNKETRTIRTIVYLDKDIVNTSARKDFIIEDLNQLVKNFEDETNLDVHVSGMPYIRTMNSESIIQEIGKFILAALGVTSLIFFFFFRSFRATLISMCVVIIGVMWSFGVLGLLQFEITVLTALIPPLIIVIGIPNCIFLINKYQQEVKKHGNQALSLQRVISKIGNATLMTNITTASGFATFIVTDSQLLKEFGIVASINIIGIFILSLLIIPIAYSFMPLPKTKHLKHLNTRWIDTFVNWMEYIVREKRISVYIVSICLLVLSIIGIYQIDISGSPIEDMPKKTEFFRDIRFFEQEFDGIMPVEIIIDTKRKKGVLKPSTLKKMDELSDVIHEIPELSRPISAVNLVKYSKQAFYSGIPKYYQLPTSQENTFIMDIARKSSGNGNLLKSFVDTTGQIARITTYMKDVKTIRMEAIEGKLKENIDKIFPPDRYTVYMTGSALIFLKGTKYLVNNLVMSLALAIGLIALFMAYLFRSFKMIIISLIPNLLPLVITAGLMGFVGVPIKPSTILVFSIAFGISVDDTIHFLAKYRQELTANNWRIKKSVYAALKETGVSMFYTSIVLFFGFSVFTISSFGGTVALGALVSATLLFAMLANLILLPSLLLSLERNIANKTVLKEPQIDILPKDEDNFKD